The genomic interval gaaatcattttccatttgagAAAGGGCACAATGCATGCTACCTATTATATGTGGCacgaatgaatgaatgaattcaTTTTAAGTGTtatgctatatattatactGTTGTCGTTTTGTTCCTGCTGATGTGGTATTATTCATCGAACATTTGATTAATtttcagtttaaaaaaaaaacatttgattaatgtttatttttgaagatGATAAATTCAAAGAGGACAATATTATATCAACATGTTAAGGTCCACGGGTGACATTTTAAAATGTTGTCTTTTTAAGTAAGTATAAATTTTTACAACCTCCTCACACtctatatttcatattttattttaatttttatcatttttttaattaaatatttattatatgaataataaataaaaaatttgaaataatttaaaaagaataaattcaaaaattatttttaaaaaaatattaaaaaatttaaaaattaaaaaaaaatatagagcgTAGAATGCGGTGAAAATTATGCAGCAAaactcctccttcttcttcttcatcatctttgaTTTGGTGTGTGTATATTTTCATAACTAACGGTCAAGATTATCACTCTAAATTCCTAGTTACATTTGTTGAAAGTTTTTGCATCGGTGATTGTTGAAAGTTGGGAGGGAGGATAGATACTAGGAAATGGCTGACAGTGTCGTTTCATTACTCCTAGAGACTCTTAACCAGCTGCTAGACCAAGATTCTGATCTGCTTTACGAAGTTGGGGATGCGATTAGATCGTTTCATGCTGAGCTCAAGTCGGCAAGTGGCTTTATTCGGAACTCTGAGGGCCAAGGGAATGCCGAAGCCGTCAAAGCGTTGGCGAAGAAAATCAGCGGGGTTGCTTACAAGGCTGAGGATGTTATCGACACGTTGGCTGTCAATGTCGCAAAGCAAAGGACCAGAGGCGGGTTTGGGAAGTTTATTCATGTGTTTGGCCACCGAAACATGCTTCAAGATGCTGCGAAAAGGATCAACAACTTCACGAGGCAGGTCAAAGAAATTTATGGTGAGAGGGTCTCAGAGGGCAACCAAATCGGCGATGCTAGCAGCGATTCATTTTTAGCCGGTGAAAGGAGCACAAAAAAGGCAGTTTATCGGCCAATCTTTCCCAAGATGGTTCAGACTCTGCTAGACGAGCTGGTGAAGGGAGGCCGGCAGCGTGAATTTATTTCAATAATCGGCGAGGCTGGCGTCGGAAAGACTGCTCTTGTCAGAGAAATCTACTCTGATGTTTCTGTTCAGGGCCAATTCAAATACCGTGCATGGCTTCACGCATCTCGGCACTGCAAAGCTAGGGAATTGTTGCAAGAAATTTTAGAGCATTTTCGGCCGACGTCTACCGGAGAAAGGCAAGGCATGACAGAGGAACAGCTGCAAAAGAAGCTGTCGGAGTGCTTGGAAAAAAACCAATATCTAATAGTCGTGGACGACCTGCGGAAAATAGAAAGGTGGGACATGGTAGAGCAAGCCTTTCCGGATGATTCGAATGGAAGTAGAATCTTGCTCACTTGTCGCCCTGAGTATAGGGATTCAAATGGAAGTCCAACCATCTCCCATTTTCTTAGTCCGCTCGATGATGCAGGGAGTTGGGACTTCCTCCTTTACGGTCTCTTCCCTTCAGGAATCTGTGCTCCAAAGTTGGAAGCCCCCGGAAAACAGATGGCAGAAAAATGTAAGGGGTCACCACTCTCCCTTTCATTTTTAGGTCGTTTGTTAGCAATGCAGCTGCAACATGTTGAAGCATGGTACAAATTAGCAAATTATTTGAACACATCCTGTATTCAGGGTAGCCTGCACAGCATAGACCTGCTTCTAAGCTTTGTCCATGAAAATTTACCCAATCACTTGATCCTTTGCTTTCTCTATTTTGGTATGTTCCCAGAAGGGGCTGAAATCCCAGTAAAGCAATTGATCCAATTTTGGATAGCCGAAGGATTTATTCGGAAAAAGGGCAGTAAAAAGGAGGAGGATGTTGGGGAACAATACTTAGATGAGCTCATCAGTCTAAACTTGATTATCCCTATTTCAAGGCGGACAGATGGTGGAGTGAAGACATGCAGCATCCATGATCTTTTCCGgaagttttgcattttcaagggTAGAGAAATGAATTATCTTGAAGCACCTGAGAGTTTGACTGATGCCCATGAAAATACAAGAAGGCTATCCATTCAAGTTTCTTCTCTGAAGGGTATTCTCTCAAAACTCCGCCACCGTTCAGGAGTCCGTTCTTTCCATTTTTCTGTCCAAGGTGCCCGAATTGTGCTTCCCATTTTCGGGTGGAATGCACTTTACAAAGGTTTCAAATTGCTGAGGGTGCTGAACCTGGGGACGGTGGATGTCTTCGGAGTTCCCAAGGAGGTTGGAAGGCTGATTCATTTGAGGTACTTGAGAATAAGAGCTCCGGGCGTCAGACATGTTCCTTCCACCATATGCAATCTTCTTAATCTGCAGACATTTGATATGAGAGAGTCTAGCTTGAGCTACTTGCCGGATGGGATTTGGAAGCTCCAGCAACTGCGGCATCTATACTTGTTTCTGCTGAGTAGTTTACCTGATCATCGGGGAGCTGATGAGAAGTCTTTTGTCAACCTCCAAACCCTCTTTTGCATACGTCCCCATAAAGGCATGAAGCGCCTCATGGTGAAGTCCAAGTTCCCTAATGTTAGGAAACTAAAAATAGCTAGCCAGAAGAAGGAGGAAACGACTGAATTCCTTGAAAGCCTCGACCATCTGTACCACCTACAATCACTCAAAATTGTTTCAGCTTCCAAACTTCCAGACCCAGATGCATTCCCATTGAAACTCACCAAGTTAACTTTTCAGGGCGCCTCTCTCGAGGAAAGTTGCATGAAAACACTGGAAAAGTTGCCAAATCTTCGTGTGCTCAAACTATTGCAAGATTCTGTTAGTGTAGAGAAGATTGATATCAGTGCAGGCGGATTTCCTCAACTTTTAGTCCTCAAAATGGTGGAACTGAAAATAACTGAATGGGTACTAGGGATAAATGCAATGGGAAATCTTGGACATCTAGTCATCAATAAATGTGATCAGTTGAAGACGATGCCAAGTAGCCTTTTGAGCTTGGCTACCCTGCAAGTGCTGGAGGTTATTTTGCCTTCTGCAGATCTGAGAGAGAGCCTTCAACAGTTTGAGAATAAGGATGGGCTGCAGATGAGGATAACTCCTCAGGCCATGTTCTGATGCATCAACTTGAGAAcgtgttgtttttattttctttggtttatGTGGTTATGCTCGACCTATTGTTTCAGCAACTTTTCACAATTGTCCAAAGATTTTGTTGTAATCGGCTACACATCTTATATCGTTAAAGTTTCCATGGCACTCTTTCCCTCCTTTCTCTTCAGTATTGGTCAAACTTCTTCAGGCGTTTAATGGAGTTGCGGTTTTGGCCCAATCTTCTCTCATGAAGCTTGTTCTAGTAGTTGTTACAaccatattatttttccttatcAGTTGATTTGATCCTGTTCATTTATTGTTATTGTTCATTCTTTTAgggtgaaagaaagaaaaggttttgaattattaaatgaaaaatgctcAATAAGTTGAAacaatttacaaaaatagaacCTTTTAAAGACTGCCAATGTTAGCATTTTGGTCTAAAAAGTTTTTATTGTGCAACTTGTATCTTCTAAGCCCTTACTCTTCTTTATTTCTATCACAGATTTTATTTGAGTGAAGAGAGGAACAAAGCAGAATGACATAAGTAGAGAACATTCAAGATATCCTATGAACAGAGTCTACTTTTTATTCGTTCAATATGTGTTTTTATAATTAGCTAATCACATATCTCAAAACATGTCATTCTAATGTCTGCTTCGATCTTGGACTTGATTACTGCAAGTTCAAGTGGTGGAGATTGTTTTGAAAGCTATAATAATAAATCCATCTACATGCCATGTAATTGGCACTAAAGAAAGAATACCAAGAAACCCaataacaaaattttgttcctttcggtttttagagagagaaccttTTCCTTCTATTTAGAAAACTCCATTTCAGTGAGAGCCCGACCTTCCTCTCATTCTCCTTTCCATTTCCGTATTGTGTATACACTTTCAAGGTAGTGTTTTGTCCCTCCTCCCTCCACCGGTTCAATTTTGGTTAGATCTGCTTCTCTCCAGTCGCCATCCGCCTACATGAGCCCCACCACCCTATCCTATAGCCGCCGATCTACTGGGATGGAGGGGAATTGTGCCaaaaagaaacttttttttttttttttatccaccaTTTTGTACTGTCGTTATTATTCTGGAGTGTTTGTTGGAAAACTCCACTCCCTTCtcttgtatcatttttttaataaagttaacTTCCTTGTTtaggaaggaaggaagaaaaaaaaaaaaaaaaaaaaaggaacc from Juglans microcarpa x Juglans regia isolate MS1-56 chromosome 4S, Jm3101_v1.0, whole genome shotgun sequence carries:
- the LOC121261996 gene encoding disease resistance protein RPP8-like — translated: MADSVVSLLLETLNQLLDQDSDLLYEVGDAIRSFHAELKSASGFIRNSEGQGNAEAVKALAKKISGVAYKAEDVIDTLAVNVAKQRTRGGFGKFIHVFGHRNMLQDAAKRINNFTRQVKEIYGERVSEGNQIGDASSDSFLAGERSTKKAVYRPIFPKMVQTLLDELVKGGRQREFISIIGEAGVGKTALVREIYSDVSVQGQFKYRAWLHASRHCKARELLQEILEHFRPTSTGERQGMTEEQLQKKLSECLEKNQYLIVVDDLRKIERWDMVEQAFPDDSNGSRILLTCRPEYRDSNGSPTISHFLSPLDDAGSWDFLLYGLFPSGICAPKLEAPGKQMAEKCKGSPLSLSFLGRLLAMQLQHVEAWYKLANYLNTSCIQGSLHSIDLLLSFVHENLPNHLILCFLYFGMFPEGAEIPVKQLIQFWIAEGFIRKKGSKKEEDVGEQYLDELISLNLIIPISRRTDGGVKTCSIHDLFRKFCIFKGREMNYLEAPESLTDAHENTRRLSIQVSSLKGILSKLRHRSGVRSFHFSVQGARIVLPIFGWNALYKGFKLLRVLNLGTVDVFGVPKEVGRLIHLRYLRIRAPGVRHVPSTICNLLNLQTFDMRESSLSYLPDGIWKLQQLRHLYLFLLSSLPDHRGADEKSFVNLQTLFCIRPHKGMKRLMVKSKFPNVRKLKIASQKKEETTEFLESLDHLYHLQSLKIVSASKLPDPDAFPLKLTKLTFQGASLEESCMKTLEKLPNLRVLKLLQDSVSVEKIDISAGGFPQLLVLKMVELKITEWVLGINAMGNLGHLVINKCDQLKTMPSSLLSLATLQVLEVILPSADLRESLQQFENKDGLQMRITPQAMF